One Polyangiaceae bacterium genomic window carries:
- a CDS encoding adenylyl-sulfate kinase: MSNGGAVVWITGLPSSGKSALAERLRKRFLHAHRPTVVLDGDAVRAAIKPAVAYDEQARSDFYETLANLAALFAAQGLMVIVPATAHLRKYRDRAKELAPRYIEVYVHVSPARCAERDAKGLYAAVREGKVTGLPGADLPYDVPEAPDVIALGGFDDEAIGKIVRLA; this comes from the coding sequence ATGAGTAACGGGGGAGCTGTCGTATGGATCACGGGACTACCTTCTTCGGGTAAATCCGCACTTGCCGAACGGCTTCGCAAGCGATTCCTGCACGCTCATCGGCCCACGGTCGTGCTCGACGGAGATGCCGTGCGCGCCGCCATCAAGCCTGCGGTTGCGTACGACGAACAGGCGCGGAGCGACTTTTACGAAACGCTCGCGAACCTCGCTGCGCTGTTTGCCGCGCAAGGCCTCATGGTCATCGTTCCCGCGACGGCACACTTGCGGAAGTACCGCGATCGCGCCAAAGAGCTCGCGCCGCGTTACATCGAAGTGTACGTGCACGTATCGCCTGCGCGATGTGCCGAGCGTGATGCCAAGGGCCTGTATGCCGCCGTGCGCGAAGGCAAAGTGACGGGGTTGCCTGGGGCCGACCTTCCGTATGACGTTCCCGAAGCACCCGATGTGATCGCCCTTGGGGGATTCGACGACGAAGCCATTGGCAAAATCGTTCGCCTGGCTTGA
- a CDS encoding Hcp family type VI secretion system effector has translation MALNAYLRLKGQKQGEIKGSVTQKGRENSIMVIAVSHEIISPRDPASGLPTGKRMHKPFVITKELDKASPLLYNALVNNENIPEWKLDHYTPQVKAQQGVGTEVNHYTVRLMNANIASISHRMPNNRNPELMKYAEYEEIAFTYQKIIWTWNEGGITAEDDWEAPNV, from the coding sequence ATGGCTCTCAATGCGTATCTCCGTTTGAAGGGGCAGAAGCAAGGCGAGATCAAGGGTTCCGTGACGCAAAAGGGTCGCGAGAACAGCATCATGGTCATCGCGGTCTCGCACGAGATCATCAGCCCGCGTGATCCGGCCAGCGGTTTGCCCACCGGCAAGCGCATGCACAAGCCGTTCGTGATCACCAAGGAGCTCGACAAGGCCTCGCCGCTTCTTTACAACGCGCTCGTCAACAACGAGAACATCCCCGAGTGGAAGCTCGACCATTACACGCCGCAAGTGAAGGCGCAGCAAGGCGTCGGCACCGAGGTCAATCACTACACGGTGCGCCTCATGAACGCGAACATCGCGTCGATCAGCCACCGCATGCCGAACAACCGCAACCCCGAGCTCATGAAGTACGCCGAGTACGAAGAGATCGCGTTCACGTACCAGAAGATCATCTGGACGTGGAACGAGGGTGGCATCACGGCCGAGGATGACTGGGAAGCGCCGAACGTCTGA
- a CDS encoding aminoglycoside phosphotransferase family protein: MNENVRNAKALAELCAQIAPHAKIESITPLGPDADVQDADGTEKAIGYGVPLRIVLRTNGGERRDLCLHTAKPDEFGHDRRADRAANMLLSYDTFDSIPRHTRAIDVGAVTRGGKLISLRDSNEFYLITEFVEGHVYAEDLRRIAHRESLSPEDESRTRALALLLAEIHAEKRNAPILYRRAIRDLLGSGEGIFGLVDGYPDNVPMAPPERLLGIERKCLEWRFRLKQRTHRLARTHGDFHPFNILFDRKGQPALLDTSRGSVGDPADDVMCLALNYVFFALEAPGSWAPALGKLWRLFFQTYIERTGDTDIFSVGAPFLAWRALVMANPRWYPSIRDTTRDALLGFVERALDARSFDPNDAERLFP, from the coding sequence ATGAACGAAAATGTGAGGAATGCAAAGGCGCTTGCCGAGCTTTGCGCGCAAATTGCTCCTCACGCCAAGATCGAGAGCATCACGCCGCTTGGCCCCGACGCGGACGTCCAAGACGCCGATGGAACGGAAAAAGCCATTGGTTATGGTGTGCCCCTCCGCATCGTCTTGCGGACGAATGGCGGCGAGCGGCGTGACCTCTGTCTGCATACGGCCAAACCGGACGAATTCGGGCACGATCGCCGAGCTGATCGTGCCGCGAACATGCTCCTATCCTACGATACGTTCGACTCCATTCCCCGGCATACGCGAGCCATCGACGTTGGAGCTGTCACGCGCGGCGGAAAGCTGATTTCGCTCCGCGACAGCAACGAGTTTTACTTGATCACCGAATTCGTCGAAGGACACGTTTATGCCGAGGACCTTCGTCGCATTGCACATCGAGAAAGCCTTTCGCCCGAGGACGAATCTCGAACCCGAGCGCTCGCATTGCTGCTGGCAGAAATCCACGCCGAAAAACGCAATGCACCCATTCTCTATCGTCGCGCCATTCGCGATTTATTGGGCAGTGGCGAAGGTATTTTCGGGCTCGTCGACGGATATCCCGACAATGTTCCCATGGCGCCGCCCGAGCGGCTCTTGGGCATCGAACGAAAGTGTTTGGAATGGCGATTTCGCCTGAAGCAGCGGACCCATCGGCTTGCTCGCACGCACGGCGACTTCCATCCGTTCAACATTCTCTTCGACCGCAAAGGACAGCCAGCCCTGCTCGATACGAGTCGCGGATCGGTGGGCGATCCGGCAGACGACGTCATGTGCTTGGCGCTCAATTACGTCTTCTTTGCACTCGAAGCACCTGGATCATGGGCGCCGGCCTTGGGCAAGCTTTGGAGATTGTTTTTCCAAACGTACATCGAACGAACCGGTGACACGGACATCTTCTCCGTCGGCGCACCGTTTCTCGCCTGGAGAGCGCTGGTCATGGCAAACCCCAGGTGGTACCCTTCGATTCGAGACACCACGCGTGATGCTCTTCTCGGCTTCGTCGAGCGAGCGCTCGATGCACGTTCGTTCGATCCCAACGATGCGGAAAGGTTGTTTCCATGA
- a CDS encoding MoxR family ATPase, whose translation MNEFRRFRGTIRYLTSDALEAAVNCALALERPLLVKGEPGTGKTLLAEAIAEGLELDLITWHVKSTTRAQDGLYVYDTVQRLYDSRFGDGDVRDIRRYIKLGPLGRALSSDKRVVLLIDEVDKADLEFPNDLLHELDRMRFRVVETGDEYAAKHRPVVIITSNNEKELPDAFLRRCVFHFIDFPEREFMRQIVNVHHPDLGRSLADQVLSVFYEIRGMQRLRKRPSTSELIDWISVLRQANVGEVRLEQALPFLGALLKKEQDLVAFADQLAGGRKYRS comes from the coding sequence ATGAACGAGTTTCGCCGTTTTCGCGGCACGATCCGTTACCTCACCAGCGACGCGCTCGAAGCTGCAGTCAACTGCGCATTGGCGCTCGAACGACCGCTGCTCGTCAAGGGCGAACCAGGGACCGGAAAAACCCTGCTCGCGGAAGCCATTGCCGAAGGCCTCGAGCTCGACCTCATCACGTGGCACGTCAAGAGCACCACGCGAGCGCAAGATGGCCTGTATGTGTACGACACGGTGCAGCGCCTCTACGACTCGCGATTCGGTGACGGCGACGTACGCGACATTCGGCGTTACATCAAGCTCGGCCCGCTCGGCCGCGCGCTCAGTTCGGACAAACGCGTCGTGTTGCTCATCGACGAAGTCGACAAAGCGGACCTCGAGTTCCCCAATGATCTTTTGCACGAGCTCGATCGCATGCGGTTTCGGGTCGTGGAAACGGGTGACGAGTACGCTGCGAAGCATCGTCCCGTCGTGATCATCACGAGCAACAACGAGAAGGAGCTGCCCGATGCATTCCTTCGGCGTTGCGTGTTTCACTTCATCGACTTTCCCGAGCGCGAGTTCATGCGACAAATCGTGAACGTGCATCATCCCGATCTCGGGCGATCGCTCGCCGATCAAGTTCTATCGGTGTTTTACGAGATCCGTGGGATGCAGCGGCTGCGCAAGCGCCCGTCGACGAGTGAGCTCATCGATTGGATATCGGTGCTTCGCCAGGCGAACGTTGGCGAAGTGCGGCTCGAACAAGCCCTTCCGTTTCTCGGTGCGCTGCTCAAGAAGGAGCAAGATCTCGTCGCATTCGCCGATCAGCTCGCGGGGGGTCGCAAGTATCGTTCGTAG